GGGTCAGAGATGGGTTGGCCGAAAGTCTCCTCCCTGAAGCCTAGGGAGCTCCATACCTCTCACACGCTAGACACCGGACTGGCTTTCAGCATGTGGGCGGTGTGGTGAAGAGGGAAGGGACAGTCCACCCTAGAGAGCTGCTGAGTGCCCTTGCCAGGTCACGCCACCAAGGAAAGtcatttacaaaaaaagttgCAAGGCTAAAATAGGAAGTTGTGATTTCCTCTCTACCTAGACTGGCCATCAGAGCATACAACAGTGATCTGAATGGTCAGCGTGCAGGGTATTGTGGGACAGCTCCTGGAAGCCAAGATCAGTCAATGTTTGTGTCCACACATTTCAACATAATTATATCGAACGTCACTGTGTGTCACTCAGAGAGCTGGTGGTATAAAATCAGTTTGATTAGCTGTTTCTGTGAAGACACTTTGCTAGCTACACTGATGTAAGTGgtccctgtgccccacacagcCTCTGAGTTCCAAGGCAATTTTATCATGTACTTTGCCAAAGCCTCTTATTCATAcccagcagtaacagagaggaagccgtgctagggGTTGACGCTCTCTCTTCaacccctgcggagctctatggtcaccgtgtgcagcagcccttagcccagggcttctggctgctgctgctgcagctggggatccatgctgcatgcacagggtctgcaaccagttgtcggctctgtggatcttgtgttgtttggtacaactgtgtctgggaggggccctttaagggagcggcttgctgttgagtccgacctgtgaccctgtctgcagctgttcctggcacccttatttcaatgtgtgctactttggcgtgtagacgttccctcgcagcgcctattttgatgtggtgctgcccaacgtcgcagttgaacgtcgacgttgccagccctggaggacgtgtagacgttattcatcgaaatagactatttcgatgtcactacatcaaaataagctacttctatgtagcgtgcacgtgtagatgtagcctgtgggtCCTGCTGTCACAAGGTGCCCATATAGGTATAGCCTTTGTATATCTCTGAAGTCTTTGTCCTGTACTTATGAGTGAGGCCAAGGCAGGACATAGGCCTGGGCTGGCATGGTCCTTGGTGATTTTCATTCTTTACAGCTCACAATGGGTTTCTGTTGAAAAGGGGCTCAGGTCTCATGACTTCCATGGGAGAGGCAGCTCTCAGATTTTGctgtaaaaaggaaatacagTCTTCACCTGTGGGACCAGAACCCTTCCTTCCAAGGCACCTAAAGAGACATTTCATGGACAGTAGCAAGGAATATGTAACACATTTGATGCTGTCAACCCAAAAGATTTCCCTACAGAGCTGGCCATCTCATTGAGTCTTTGAAATACACAAGACTTTAACTTCTACTCTTTGAGGGCTATGTGGCACCTTGAGactctgtttccttgtcttcAAGCTTCCCTGCCTTGCATGTCGACAGTTTCTTCATAGTAGGGAGTTATAATTGTGTCTCCCTGGGTTATTTCGTATGATCAGAATTTGAGATCAGAAAGGGACCTCCAGATCATCTCCTCTGACCTCACTTCTCACTTGGTGTGAAGTTTCAATACATGTTAGAAGAGTCTTGACCATTGTGGCTTAGACCCCAGGCCTCCCACTGAGCGTGTCAAACCTGGCCTTCTGTTTCAAGCCCTCCTATTATTAACATTGGTTGAGGGCTAAACCAAGAAGCCTAAAGTAAGGATTTGTGACCTATGGGGGAAAAATATCCCTGATATCTCTGCAGCAATAAACAAGAAATCAAGCAAAGCAGTGGGAACCCTTCGGAACACACATTATGAACAATAGCAGCAGCGTAACATGTGATAAATTGTACCCTGGCTGATATTCCTCGGGAGATGTGGGTGGGATGAGCTGTGGAGCTgaaggggaagagaaggaagataACAACTCGAACTTTGTCCTGTTTTGGAGGCAGAGGAGTAAGTAAGGGTGCTCAGCTCCTCCTGTGCTGTTGCAACCTAcccttctgggcggcgtgtgtgTGGATTTCCCACCTGTGTACATAGACCTGCCGTCCCCAGAGTGTCATCCCCTCTGTGGGAGTGCTGCAAACCTGCCCATCTATTTGACAGAGGAGAGAGAACTGAGAAAAGCCAATCAGTCCCATGACCAATGTGCTGGGACCAGACTGCTGTCCCGCAATGGAAGGGATGCGCCTGCTCCTTCTGTGTGTAAGAGCAGCTGCTTCTGCCTCCCCTTGGGAACAGCCCCATGGACCCACCTATGAGAAATGAGTGCAGGGAAAGAACTTTCATTAACACTTCATCCAAACTACCACCTTCCTCTGTGATGGGGTAGCCAGACAAACCGCGCCCACACCGCTCCTCCTCCACCTTGGGGGCCTCGGAAAACAGTCTTGcatgcctgggagcacagatgtgcCAATTTCAAGCACAGTCCTTGATGCCTCAGGGCACAAACGTGCtacctcatcatgaccctggacaaAGGAAGAAACAAGATAACGAGGGCAAGCAGGCCAGCTGGTAACTCGGGTCTCAGGCGGCCCTTGGCTGGTCCTAATAATTGAAATGCCGACACATCATCCCAGCAGAGGAATCTCACACCCATATGAAAAGAGTGTCCTGTCTTAGCGATTTAATTATCTCTgccttacaagtgtaaattaagtttgcaactcccttgtaagaactggtgtaACAAAGGAGAACAAGTACAATTGGTGTTTTCACATATGGAAGTGTGTATGTAAACAGAGGGGTATAAAGTGGGGCCAGGCAGCAGACACGagctgagctgcaattgcctAACCTGCTGGTCACGACAGGCCTTTTCCTCCCGAGGTAAGGGGACGCCTTTCTCTGTACTCTACTTCCCGAGGCATTGAGTGACAGGCGCTGGCAATGCCAGAGTCAtgtgatgcaggggtgagaattatacctgcttgGTGTTCTTTTGGGCGCTTTTAATAAATTAAGTGTCGTTGTTGCtgttgtaactaaagttaagtttAATCATCTAAATTACCTGTAAGTTCACATCTCTTACACGCTAAACTTTTCCCTGTAAGAAATCATAATAACCACTCCGctaagcctgactcctccagtGATTGCATCGAGCCATACACAACCAAAGAACCCGAGCCGGCTTCTGGCTAATTAACCCCTTAGGGTCGGtggtgctagtgtgctggaaactgaGCATTGAGTTTGGACACCTGCCAAggggcaaactcctggggcatTCGTCAGCCACCTGgttgcctgctgcgaagggacagtctgtcctagcagttaaagacttggatgtaaaAGGGATTCCTTCAGCACTACCCCGATCAGCCACCCCGTTTGTGTCGGCAAACAGATGGGTCTTGTGGGTCAGCAACAACCCCAAAGAGACAGTGCCCCCTACTGAGCTACCCAGCCCATTTCCCCCAGCACAgaaccccacagcagccctgcgtTCCCACACAGAGTTTATTGTACGTTCCGGGAGCTTTTCCTGCAAACTGACCAAAGCCAAAGGAAACCATCCCACTGACTGATCTGGGCTTTGGGAGTGGGGCTCGAAGAGGAAAATGAGTCCCGTGGAGAGGGCAGTGGGTCTGGAAGTGAGCCCCCCTGGGCTCTCTTCCCAACTCCAGGAGGGGCGTGGGGCAGAATGTTCAGAATAGGTGGGCTGGGAAGTCAGAGCTCCTGGATTCTCATTGTGGGTCTGACACATGAGTGGATCCCACAGGCTGAGTCTCAGGAAAATGGAGTCAGGAACCCTGGGCATTATTCCTGATACTGCCCCTCACATTTTGATTTCTGTTGCCCGGGACAAATCTTCCTCCTTCTAGACAAAAGCATTGTTCTCATTCCCAGACTCCATTGTCCTACCCATTGTCATATGATTTTGTACCATTAGTGAATCCTATGGTGATTTACACCTAGAAAACAAACATGTTGATGAAGATAGAACTTCCTATGAAATTGCTGAACTAACgaattttgttttcttcaatTAGGGGCAGTGTAGTTCTTGCTCCAGGGATCATTACAGGAAATTTGCCCCAGGGACTTGTtctcagaagccagtgaatgGAATAAAAACACCTCTGTTTCCTTCCACAAGTACAGTGTCTGCGGCATTTAGGAGATCTATCTCCGCATCCTTAACAAGGTAGGTGAAAAAGGAATGACTTCAGCCTCCAATCATTCTTCCACTCAAGTCCATCAGAGTTGTGCCCCTCTTGGCAACCGGAGAATAATCATGTCACTGGTTTCTTTCTTTGAATTTTCCATCCGTGTGTAGAGGACACTACTCTATGTCTGAGCACACACATTTTATGTGAGttcacatctatctatctatctctctatctacctatctatctatccccacacaccgtatctatctatatatccccatacaccgtgtctatctatctatccatcccccatacaccatatctatctgtCTATATTTCTATCTCCACGCActctatctatctagctatctatccccacaccgtatctatcaatctatctatccccacacatcgtatctatctatctatctatccccatacaccgtatctatctatctatccatcccccatacaccgtatctatctgtCTATATTTCTATGCCCATGcaccttatctatctatctatctatctatccccacacaccgtatctatctatctctccATCCCCCATACACCATGTCTATCTGTCTATATTTCTATGCCCATGCACcttacctatctatctatctatctatctatctatccccacacaccatatctatctatctatccccatacgaCGTATCTATCCATATATCCATCCCCCTTACACCGTATCTATCTGTCCATATTTCTATCCCCACAAAccgcatctatctatctatctacctaacTATCCATCCACTGGTCAGTCTGCCAATTAGTATATTTTTGGACCTCTTTGCCTTTGAGTCTCACAGTCAGGAATCAATTTCTTCGTAACCATGGGTCTGGACAAAAGCTTCACTTCAGTGTAATAATAACATCTTACACTAGGTGAACTAGACACAGAATTCCAGAGAAGCCACAAGAGTGTCATGAGCAAGACCCAAGAAGTCattttgctctactctgcgctgtttAGGCCTCAATTGAAGGACTGTGTCATCTTCTGGACAACACATTTCAagcaaaatgtggagaaattggagaaggtgccGAGAAGAGCAGCAAGGATTATGAAAGGGTGAGAGAACATGAGAtctgagggaagacagaaagaaccGGACCTGttaattttagaaagagaagccaTAGATGGGACATGATAGCATTGTAAAAGTACCTCTAAAGAGTTACAAGGTGGAGGGagacaaattgttctccttggcctcttgGAACACGTCaagagcaatgggctcaaactgcaccaagggagtttagattggacattaggaaaactcctaattgtcaaggtggttaaacactggaataaattgactggggaggttgtggaatctccgtcagtGGAGATATTTTAGACCAAGTTAGAAAAACACctcttggggatggtctagattgtgCTTAGTTGTGTgatgtgggcaggggactggactcagggagctcttgaggttccttcgttttctagcgttctatgattcttggAGTGATAGGAAGGCACCACACCTGTCCAGAATCTATCCATTATTTTTGTTATTGTGTTGGAGGTGGCATTTTTCTTGTCCCGCCTCTTGTCTTAACTCCCTTCTGTTCTCCTAATCTCATCATCATCCTGTTAATCAAAATGgaaatgtgtttcttttttttaagagggGTGTTGTAGTTGCATTTGAATCCATATGGCTGGGTGGGCTTAGTTTGATCTCTTCTCTTAATGCTCCCAACCGGTGCCCAAGAGTTAAGTGTCTTGATGAATTTCTCTCAACCATCTATCCACAGAACATTTCCTTCTTTTAGTGCATTCATGTTTtcttgtatctacatgggttctCTAGATCCCCTGAAGAGCTCTGAAAATATAATTCCCCGGCCAATGGCAAGAATCCATATGGACCTAAAGGCACATGGTGAGGACATGGCTGCATTTATTTCAACCTGTCCAAATGTCTGTCCATAAATATATCAAAAGCCCTTGTGAACTAATGATTTCAACTCTATGGATGTTTCCATGTAAAACCTTTgatgttaacagaagtttttaaGTTTCTGATTAATTTCATATTAGAGCTTCAAAACTGTGATTAGGTCTTTTGCTCGTTCAAAATTTGAATCAATGATTGGAACATAGGAATTGGCTGAAAAATGGAAATTCAATTTTCCCGCCAGCTCTGCATTTACCACAATGGAGGAAACACTCACAAATGTCAAAGAAGGCTCCCGAAGGTAAGAGAGACAGAGGAATTCCTACTGCTTCTCCAGGATCCAGCTATGGAGAATatcccttgtttttgtttttccttcttctccGCAGTGCACTTTGCCTAGCACTTTGCCAGAATACTGTTAACCCCTTTGTTTAAGTTTTGTCACCCTGGTTCTCCTCTGTCTCAATGTGtgtgagtgtgtctgtgtgtggctCCCTTTGCGAACCCCGGACCTGACCATGACATGGTCGTGGTGAGCAAAGTGTTCACAAAAGTCACATTAATCTACTATCTCCAAAGTCGCTCTGAAGGGCAGCTGAATTCTTCCCACCTTGTGTGCAGGTCTCTGTGTTTGGAGATTGTCATTCCCTTTGCTTTGAAATTGTTCTGTGAAGTGTGTTTTCCAAAGTGTGTCACCAGATTGCGCCGTAGTTGTGTAACTTAAATTTCTCTGTGTGATTCCTTTGCCtgcctgtgtgtggctgcagcatTGCTTAGATCGTGTGTGGTGAACCTCTAGTTCTCAGTGCAGATGTGCGTTTGTTTCAGCATCTCTGCGTGCCCGCTGCCCACATGGGATGAGCCTTCCCAAAGCAAAGCTGATCACAGCGTCCATATCAcacaacagcagctgcagccctctcTCTGTGTCACTGCTGGAAGACTTGAATATGACCAATATTGAAGTCATTAACATCCACCACCAACTTCTTTGCactaggtcttgtgcttcagatgTCTGATCATCGCCTCGCAAAAGAGATTCTATtgtccaagttggaggaaggacacaggagcattggggccagcagaagcagaaTAAAGagatgctgaaggcacatatgaaagaGTGAAGCATCGATGTCGACatttgggagagccttgcccaagactgtccccagtgaaaAGGAATTATCTGTCAGAGGACAGCATAGTCTGAGAGGTTCTGCTGCGGCGCAGATGAGGAGGGGCAGTGAAGAAGGAAAGAGCATTACAAACTGCCCTGCGACCTCCCAGAAGCTGCCACCAACTGCCCCTTGTCTGATAAGATCTGTGACTCCAAAACTGAGCTGACCggtcatcaacagactcacaaataggaggatgcCGTGAAGATGTCCTAGTTGTTACTGAATGACAACCATATCACTGCTGGACAACACTGGAGGACTTGTCCCAACTAGGAAGAGCTGAAGTGCACCATGGAGTTCAGGAAGGAAGGGACTATGAAGTAGATGCTGTAACCCATGGAAGTTCATTTACCAAATCAATTTGTTAGTTTCTATGGTGTTAGATGACAGTTTCTACTCTGTGAATCTTGGATATGCCTCAGATTCAGTCCCTGTGTTTCTCTCTTTGTCTTCCCTATAGATGACCTACTCTGACAGTGACACtagagggaaccagaccatctccgatgtCCTCATCCTGGTGGGATTTTCCTACCTCcacaagctgcaaatccttctgtttctggtgcttctggtcatctacctgctcaccctgatggggaacctcctTGTTATAATCATGATAAAGATGAacacctccctccacacccccatgtatttcttcctcatGAACCTCTCTTACCTGGAggtctgcttcaccagcagtgtggtcccaaAGCTATTGGTTCACCTCCTGGTGGAAGAAAAGACCATTTCCATtgcaggctgtgcagcccagatgtACATCTACACCATCATGGGCCTCACggaatgctgcctcctcacagccatggcctacgaccgctacgtggccatatgtcaccccctgcactacacaaccatcatgagcggccgggtgtgtgctctgctcgcggGTGCTTCGTGGTTCATCGGCATCTCAGTGGAAGTACCGAAGACCATGTGGACCTTCAGTCTGCCCTTCTGCGGCTCCAATCGCATCCAACACTTCTTCTGTGATATCCCACCAGTGTTGACGCTTTTGTGCATCGACGCATGGAAAATTAGGACTTTTAGTATCAGTGTATCGGTGTTATTTATCCTGTGCCCTTTCTTGTTGATAATCCTGTCCTATATATGTATTATCTCCTCCATCCTAAAGCTGCAGTCAgtggagggaaggcgtaaagccttctccacctgctctgcccacctTGTGGTGGTGACTTTGTTTTACGGAACAGCCCTTATTAACTTCCTGACGCCCAAGTCCAGCAACACCTCAGAGGGTGATCAAGTGATTTCTCTCTTGAACACAATTGTGCCACCAGCTTTGAACCCCATAATATACACGCTGagaaacaaagaggtgaaagaggCCTTTAGAAAAACAGTTGAGAAAAGTTTCTTTTCCCGGAAtgggagaaattggagaatgaATATGAAAGTCAATGAAAATGGGAGAATTAAGGGAAATTCATAAATGTTTGgttgaatttctcacaatgacttcaatgtttttattta
The window above is part of the Carettochelys insculpta isolate YL-2023 chromosome 32, ASM3395843v1, whole genome shotgun sequence genome. Proteins encoded here:
- the LOC142004503 gene encoding olfactory receptor 10A4-like; the encoded protein is MTYSDSDTRGNQTISDVLILVGFSYLHKLQILLFLVLLVIYLLTLMGNLLVIIMIKMNTSLHTPMYFFLMNLSYLEVCFTSSVVPKLLVHLLVEEKTISIAGCAAQMYIYTIMGLTECCLLTAMAYDRYVAICHPLHYTTIMSGRVCALLAGASWFIGISVEVPKTMWTFSLPFCGSNRIQHFFCDIPPVLTLLCIDAWKIRTFSISVSVLFILCPFLLIILSYICIISSILKLQSVEGRRKAFSTCSAHLVVVTLFYGTALINFLTPKSSNTSEGDQVISLLNTIVPPALNPIIYTLRNKEVKEAFRKTVEKSFFSRNGRNWRMNMKVNENGRIKGNS